A DNA window from Guyparkeria halophila contains the following coding sequences:
- the lpxC gene encoding UDP-3-O-acyl-N-acetylglucosamine deacetylase has protein sequence MVQQRTLRNTIRATGIGLHTGEQVRLTLRPAPVDSGIVFHRVDLGNDATIPGHAFNVGETQLSTTLVKDGVKISTVEHLMSALAGLGIDNCVVEIDGPEMPIMDGSASPFVFLIQSAGIEEQDAHKRFIRILEPVEVIDGDRWVRFDPHEGFRVAMSIDFNHPVLDKSARLAEIDFSSTSFVKEVARARTFGFMSDLEMMRSRNLALGGSVDNAIVVGEEHILNEDGLRYGDEFVKHKILDAIGDLYLLGCSVIGSFTGHKSGHALNNQLLRALLAKESAYEVVTFENEEPPPVSFSRPAAQIAE, from the coding sequence TTGGTTCAGCAACGCACACTCCGCAACACCATTCGCGCCACGGGGATCGGCCTGCACACCGGCGAGCAGGTCCGCCTGACGCTGCGCCCGGCGCCCGTGGACAGCGGTATCGTCTTTCACCGAGTGGACCTCGGGAACGATGCGACCATTCCGGGGCACGCCTTCAATGTCGGCGAGACCCAGCTGTCCACCACCCTGGTCAAGGACGGTGTGAAGATATCCACGGTCGAGCACCTGATGTCGGCGCTGGCCGGTTTGGGTATCGACAACTGCGTGGTCGAGATCGACGGCCCGGAAATGCCGATCATGGACGGCAGCGCCAGCCCGTTTGTCTTCCTGATCCAGTCGGCAGGCATCGAGGAGCAGGACGCCCACAAGCGTTTCATCCGCATCCTCGAGCCGGTCGAGGTGATCGACGGTGATCGCTGGGTGCGCTTTGACCCGCACGAGGGCTTTCGCGTCGCGATGTCGATCGACTTCAACCACCCGGTGCTCGACAAGTCGGCGCGCTTGGCCGAGATCGATTTCTCCTCGACCTCCTTCGTCAAGGAAGTGGCCCGGGCACGGACCTTCGGCTTCATGAGCGATCTGGAGATGATGCGCTCGCGCAATCTCGCGCTGGGCGGCTCGGTGGACAACGCCATCGTCGTCGGCGAGGAGCACATCCTCAACGAGGACGGGCTGCGCTACGGCGACGAGTTCGTCAAGCACAAGATCCTCGATGCCATCGGCGATCTCTATCTGCTCGGCTGCAGCGTGATCGGCAGTTTCACCGGTCACAAGTCGGGCCATGCGCTGAACAACCAGCTGCTGCGGGCGCTGTTGGCGAAGGAGTCGGCCTACGAGGTGGTGACCTTCGAGAACGAGGAGCCGCCCCCGGTGTCGTTCTCCCGCCCGGCGGCCCAGATCGCCGAGTAA